A genome region from Hymenobacter tibetensis includes the following:
- a CDS encoding alpha/beta fold hydrolase translates to MKNSVALFLLLTAVVRLTFAQELPRRPYLGINLQGITDSLQRRYALPTKNGIFVQGVRAQSSALAAGLQANDIILQVGSTVLGPEVGPFVSLLKQYRTGDNATFTVLRNGKRLRKLVTLKPFPTEVSPWYETSYSSVQAGGNQLRTIITRPKGKQPQQVPMVLFIQGVGCFSVDNPLAQGDVTNRIIDSLSRHGYATMRVDKTGMGDSKGIPCSESDFRTEASGYKAGLAAIKQLPFVDQRNIFITGFSIGGIMAPVVAEGEPVRGVVVYGTASRSFIEYALQNKRNQSQLRQLPYDSINNLMRTYTAALHLLLTEKQAPAQVLARYPNAKQLISFPQHYSYIQQWQDVNLAAAWQKLNTHVLALRGEADYISYNEDHQLLVDVVNQQHPGWATFQLLPNVDHGFAKVKTQQESMRLADAPDPERNFEFMTVILRWLDSQRQV, encoded by the coding sequence ATGAAAAATTCGGTTGCTCTCTTCCTTTTGTTGACGGCTGTTGTTCGCTTGACCTTCGCGCAGGAACTGCCCCGACGGCCCTACTTGGGCATCAATCTGCAAGGCATCACCGACAGTTTGCAGCGGCGGTATGCGCTGCCCACCAAAAACGGCATTTTCGTGCAAGGCGTGCGGGCGCAGTCGTCGGCGCTGGCGGCGGGCTTGCAAGCCAACGACATCATCTTGCAAGTGGGCAGCACCGTGCTCGGGCCGGAAGTGGGACCTTTTGTAAGCTTGCTGAAACAATACCGAACTGGCGACAACGCCACCTTCACGGTGCTGCGCAACGGGAAGAGGCTTCGCAAGCTAGTTACGCTCAAGCCTTTCCCAACCGAGGTTAGTCCGTGGTACGAAACCAGCTACTCGTCGGTGCAGGCGGGTGGCAACCAATTGCGCACCATCATAACCCGGCCCAAAGGCAAGCAGCCGCAACAGGTACCGATGGTGCTGTTCATCCAGGGCGTGGGGTGCTTTTCGGTAGACAATCCGCTAGCCCAAGGCGACGTGACCAACCGCATTATCGACTCGCTTTCCCGACACGGGTACGCCACGATGCGCGTCGACAAAACGGGCATGGGCGACAGCAAAGGCATCCCCTGCTCGGAGTCGGACTTCCGGACCGAGGCCAGTGGCTACAAAGCTGGCTTGGCCGCCATCAAGCAGCTACCGTTCGTTGATCAGCGCAATATTTTCATTACCGGGTTCAGCATCGGTGGCATCATGGCGCCGGTGGTAGCCGAGGGGGAGCCCGTGCGAGGCGTGGTGGTGTATGGCACGGCCAGCCGCAGCTTTATCGAGTATGCGCTGCAAAACAAGCGCAACCAGAGTCAGCTCCGGCAATTGCCCTACGACTCGATCAACAACCTGATGCGCACCTATACTGCTGCGCTGCACCTGCTGCTCACGGAAAAGCAGGCACCCGCGCAGGTGCTAGCCCGTTACCCCAATGCCAAGCAACTGATTTCGTTTCCGCAGCACTACTCCTACATCCAGCAGTGGCAAGACGTGAACCTGGCGGCGGCCTGGCAGAAACTGAATACCCACGTGCTGGCGCTGCGCGGCGAGGCCGACTACATTTCCTACAACGAAGACCATCAGCTTCTGGTGGACGTCGTGAACCAGCAACACCCAGGCTGGGCCACCTTCCAACTCCTGCCGAACGTGGATCATGGATTCGCGAAAGTAAAAACTCAGCAGGAGAGCATGCGGCTAGCCGATGCGCCTGACCCAGAGCGCAATTTCGAGTTCATGACCGTGATTCTGCGCTGGCTGGACAGCCAGCGACAAGTGTAG